TCTTCGCCCCTGTCCGTGACGACTACAAGTACTAGCCCAGCCGCTCTTTGTAGTCGACGTCGTAGTCCTGTATCCAGCCCAACAACTTCTGCTGCTCCAGCGGCAGCGGCCTCGGCGACGACGCGCCCACCGGGCTCCTTCCGATAACTCCCTCCCGCTCCAGCCTGGCGACGTCTCCGGCGCTCAGCCCCAGGATGTCCCGCAGTACATACTCGTTGGCCTCCCCCAGCGACGGGCCGGGGCCTTGTATCCGAGACTCCATGCCTGAGCTTCGCCATCCTCTGCTGATGTAAGGCTTCTCACCTATGCCGCTGTCCGGGCTATGATGCACACCCTCAAAGAACCCTCGAGCCTTGTAATGCGTATCCTTGAACATATCCCGCGCTTTCATCACCACCCCGCAGGGCACCCCCACTGACTGCAACGTATTCATGATTTCATGCTTATCCCGCGTTCGAGTCCACTCGCTGATCCACCTGTCAACCTCGTCCTGCCGCTCGTATCGCGACGCCGGGTCCGCATACTTAGGGGATTTCGCCAACTCCAGCTTCCCAATAGCCCCGCACAAGGTCTGCCACTCCTGGTCATCCCGCACCGCTATGGTCACCCACTCGTCGTCACCTCTGCATGGATAGCACCCGTGGGGCGACCAGCTTAGATGTCGGTTGCCCAATGGCCTTTGTCTTCGGCCATTGAAAGCGTGGTCCAAGATACCTTCGCCCACAAACGACGCACCAACCTGGTACATCGCCAGGTCTATCCACAGGCCTCGCCCTGTGCGCCGACGGTGTATCAGCGCCGCCATCAGCGCGAAGACCGCCGTCCATGCCGCGATGAAGTCGGTGTAAGAGTTGCCAATCTTGGCCGGGACGCCATCGTAGGCCATAAAGGCGCCGGTGCCGTGCACCGACTCCAATGTGGCCGCCACCGCCCCATACTCGCTCCATGGCCCCGAATGCCCGTAGCCTGTGTTGGACAGCAGAATGATGTCCTCTTTCAGCTTCTTCAGGCTAGGATAGTCCAGCCCGAAGCGGCGGCTCACTCGAGGCGTATAGTTCTCAATGACCACATCGCTTTTGGCGATGAGCTGCTTCAGCGGTTCCAAGGCATCGCCCTTTGTCAGATCCAACGTCAGGCTGCGCTTGCCTCGATTCAGTGTATGGAATGTCCCAGATCTCTCCCACCACAATTCCCCCGGCTGGTTATCAGGCAGCGCGAAAAGCTGCAATCGAGTGTCCGGTATGTGACACGCCTCCACCCGGATAACCTCCGCTCCCATGTCCGCCAGGTGCGCCGCTGCGTAAGGCATGGCGTACACACGGCTCACGTCCACCACTCGAAGGCCTTTCAAGGGTAACGCATCGCTCATATGACCCCCCACCTGCGAAGTAGTGACATCTCCTCCTTGCCATAACCCAGCATTCCGCAGTAGACTTCCTCATTGTGCTGGCCCAACAGCGGCGCGGGCCTTTGCATCCGATAACTACCCTCGCTCAATCTGACGATTTCCCCCGGAAATTCAACTCCATCAGCCTCCAGGTTCGTCCCTTTCGTGTAGAACCCTCGCGATCGAAGCTGCGGACATTCAAATAAATCACCCGCGTCCTGCACCATACCAAAAAGCAGGCGCCGCTCCGCTGAAGCGTGGAACAAATCTTTTCTGTTCCACTTCCACAGCCCCTTGATCAGTAGGTCGTATAGCTCCGGCCCGTGGGCTATGCGGCCCTCTGCAGTAGAAAACTTCGGGGCCTTCATCTCCTCCACGCCCAATAGTTCCACCGCCACCTCCCACGGCTGCGACCCCTGGGCTGAGGGCAGGACGTATCCATCGGCGCAAGGCATAACCTCGTCCAGGCCCGAGTTCATCGGCGACCGCCGGCCTCGTACCGCGCCCATGTAAGCGTAGGACGATACAGCTTGCACCAGATGGAGTGCCATGCACTCGGTAATCGACACATCGATGTGCTGGCCCTTTGATGTAGCCATGCCCTGATACACCGCCGCCAGCGTCGCTCCCGCCGCCTGCGTCCCTGCCACGTACAGCGACTGGTCCAGGGCATTGCGGATGGGCTCCTTATCGGCGTCGCCGGACAGGTACATCAGCCCGCTCATGGCCGTGGTGACGATATCGCTAGCCTTATAGTCACGGTACGGCCCCATCTGGCCGAAGGGCGTAATGGATGTCATGACCAGAGACGGGTTCTCACTGGACAGCGCCTCATATCCCATACCAAAGCCCTTTAGGTGCGATGGCGAATGGCCCTCCACCACCACGTTCGCCCACTGGGCTAGTCTCTTGAGAATCAAGCAGCCCGTCGGCGACACGATATCCAGAGTTATCGACCGCTTGTTGGTGTTCAGGTACAGGAATGGTATGCTTTTCTCAGCGTGGGGCGTGTTACCAACAAAAGGCCCATGGCGTCGCAGCACATCCCCGCTGCCGGGTGCCTCTAATTTGATGACATCGGCACCGTAGTCTGCCAGCAATCGAGCGCAAAAGGAGGATGCCTTGCCGCCTCCCAATTCCAGAATCTTGATGCCGTCCAACACCTGCCCCAGCAATGGCTACTCCTCCCACTCCAGCGGCAGTCTCTTATCTCGCTTCGGCAGCGCCACTGTCGCTGAGCCTGTCGCGCTCTGCTGGCCTCGCTGGTTCCGCAGGCCGACCTCCAATTCCACCAGCCCGTAATGCCTCATATCTCTCGTAGCTGTGACCTTTCCATGGGCCGTCAACGAGTCGCCCGCATAGTCCATGCCGCGATGCTCGATGTAGTACCGCTTGAGCCACCCCTCATCCCCGGCGAAGCGCATCAGCATCTCGCCGATGTACTGGTTCTTCAGGGTTCCGTTGACCACTACGTTAGGCAGCTTCTGAAGCAGCATGGTAAACGCCAGGTCCCAGTGGATTCGGGCGTAGTTGCCGTTGGCCGCCGCCCATCGTACCAGGTGGGTCGTGGTCACCGGGCCTTTCACCAGCGGCGTCACATCCTGCCCCACCGACACCTCCTCAAACCATCGCTGCGGTCCGACCTTCCATCGCGGCCCCACCACCACCTCATTCCTGGACGGTGGCGATACCAGTGTCAGCTTCATCGTAGCCTCATTGACAGTGCCTTCCGCTTCCTCCCTCAACTCTCGAAATATATTCACCCGTTTGATCTTCACCACCACCTGGCCTTTCTGGTTGGTCTGTGTCTCCTCTCGATGCACAAAGGCCAGTAGCCCTGACCGTCCCTCCTTCTCGTACACGTCCGTGACCCTATATTGACGAGTCATCGTGTCGCCAACATAGGCAGGTCGTACAAAGTTCCACTCGGCGCCGCCGTTAAAGCCGTAGCTTTTGATGCTGGTCGGTATCTCTAGAATCCCCTCCTGCCCCGCGCCAAAGTAGTTGATGGGCTGCTTCCACTCCTTCCACGTCGCCAGGGGAGGACAGATAAGGCGGCCAAAGCGGCTTCGTCCGGCATATGCCTCGTCGAGAAACATCGGGTGTGGAAATTCGATGGCGTCGGCCAGGTCGTAGACCATCTCCCTGGATATAGGGAAGAGGTTGGCCTCCAGATCGGAAACCGTGCCGACCAGCGCCTTTACCTCCGGCGTCAACATGCTGCGACGAGCCAATGCACCCTCCTGCTCAAAGCTGAGGCGATGCTACATCGCTCTACGCTCAGGGTCAACGTCGCGTTTCCCGTTGTGATGCCTGATGCTATACTCCCCGCAACCTTCGCAGGAGTCTCGCCATGTCCACCAAACCCAAAGCCTCGGGCGTCTATGAGCGCCTTGGCGTAAAGCCCATCATCAACGCCGCCGGAACTGTCACCCGTCTGGGCGGCTCAAGACCCCGGCCTGAAGTCCTTGATGCCATGGCCCAGGCCGCCGTGACTATGGTCAACATGGCCGAGCTTAATCACCAGGCCGGCGAGGTCATCGCCCGCGCCACCGGCGCCGAGGCCGGGCTTGTCTGCAACGGCGCGGCGTCGGGCCTAATGCTTCAGGCTGCCGCTGTCATCGCCGGCAGTAACCCCGCCAGGATGGCCCGCCTGCCCGACACCGACGGCATGAAGAACGAGATCGTTATCCAGACTATGCACCGCTTTGTCTATGACCAGTCCTACCGCGCCGCCGGCGCTAAGCTGGTGACGGTGGGCGAGGCCCGCAAGTGCCAGGACTGGGAGCTGGAGGCGGCGATCAACGACCGCACCGCCGCCGTCGCCTACCTATTCTCGCCCTTCACCTGCAAGACGCCCCTGCCCCTGCCTAGAGTCGTTGAAATCGCCCATGCCCACGGTGTGCCCGTCATCGTCGACGCCGCTTCTATGGTGCCGCCCCGCGAGAACCTTCGTAAATACATTCGCCAGGGCGCGGACCTGGTGACCATCAGCGGCGGCAAGGGCATCCTGGGGCCGCAAGGCTCCGGCCTACTCTTCGGACGTAAGGACCTCATCGACGCCGCCTGGGCCAACGCCAGCCCCAACCAGTTCATCGGTCGAGGCATGAAGGTGTCCAAGGAGGAGATCGCCGGCTTCGTCACAGCACTGAATATATTCGTCAAGGAGGACGAGGCCGCGCAGATGGCCCGATTCCGCCGCATGAGCCAGCAGGTCGTCGACGCCCTCATAGAAGTCCCCGGTGTCAGCATGTCCATCCATCACGACGACCACGACTACCTCATCCCCTGCGCCCTTATAACTCTGACGAAAAGCTGGAAAGGCCGCCCTCGCGCCGAGTTATTGAAAGCCCTGGAGTCTGGCAACCCGCCCATTCACCTTCAGACCACCTACCAGCCCGAGTATGAAATGGCGGTGGACCCTTTCAACGTCTCAGAGGAGGAGCTGCCAGTTCTCATACGAAGGCTGAGGGAGGAACTGACGCGGCGGTAGTTACAGTCTAGTACTTGGAAACGTTTATCTCCTGGAACTTGCCCGTCACCAGGTAGATAACCCGCTCCGCTATGTTCGTCGCGCGGTCAGCCACCCGCTCCAGGTCGTGGGCCACCCATAGCAGGAAGGTGGCGCGCTTGATGGTCTTGGGGTCCTCGATCATGTACATCAGCAGCTCGCGATACACCTGGTCGTAGAGGGCGTCGACTTCATCGTCGTCACTGCAGACCTGGAAGGCCATGGCCACGTCACGGTTCACTAGCGCGTCCAGGGCCCGCTTTAGCATCTGCGACGCCTTCTCAGCCATTCTGGGCACATCGATAAGGGGCTTCAGGGGCGGCTCCTCGCCCATCATAATGCTGATCTTGCCGATGCCCTCAGCGTAGTCGCCCATCCGCTCCAGCTCGGATGCTATGTTAAGGACGGCGATGATGCGCCGCAGGTCGCGGGCTACCGGCGCCTGGGTGGCTATGAGGTTGATGCACCGATCCTCGATTTCATACCGCTTCTGGTCTATGTGGTCGTCCTCGCGGATCACCTGGCGTGAGGCGTCCAGGTCGCGGCGTTTTAGAGCGTCGAGGGCCTTGGCCACCGCCTTCTCCACCATGTTGCCCATGAGGAGGACTTCGTCCTCCAAGGCCCTAAGCTGCGACGCTAACTTGTTGGTAATCATGATTCCTCCCCTTCTAGCCGAACCGACCTGTTATGAAAGCCTCTGTCCTCTCATCCTTAGGCAGGGTAAAGACCTGAAGGGTATCTCCGTCTTCGACCACAAAGCCCGACCTGTCCTTGTCCATGGTCATAAAGATGGTGCGGTCCGAAATTCTAGCCGCCTGCTGAATATTATGCGTCACAATGACAATGGTGTAATCATGGCTGAGGGTACGAATTAGCTCTTCGATGGCCTGGGTGGCCACCGGGTCCAGGGCTGAGGCCGGCTCGTCCATAAGTATCACCTCGGGGTTCACCGCCAGGGCACGGGCGATGCACAGCCGCTGCTGCTGCCCGCCAGATAGGTTGTAGGCCCTATCTTTTAACCGCTCCTTTACATCCTCCCACAAAGCCGCTTGCTTGAGCGACCGCTCCACAATCTCATCCATGTCCACCTTGAAGCCGTTGATTCGAGGCCCAAAGGCCACGTTATCATAAATGGACTTGGGGAACGGGTTTGGCTTCTGGAACACCATACCTATCCTGAAGCGGATCTCCGTAGGATCGGCACGAGGGTCATATATGTCCTCGCCGTTAAACAAGGCCTCACCCTCAATTCGCGCGCCGGGTATGCTGTCATTCATACGGTTGAAGCAGCGCAGGAGGGTGCTTTTGCCGCATCCCGAGGGGCCGATGATGGACGTCACCCTCTTCTCCGGCACCCTGATGTTTATACCCTTGAGCGCGCGGAAGCTGTCGTAGTAGACGTTGAGGTCTTTAGTTACCAGCTTTCCAACAGTTTTGATCTCCTCCTCGGGTTCCGTGCCTTCCAGCCTTCGCAAGATGTCTTCGGCTATCTTTATCCTGACCTCGGAGGACTTGGAAGTTTCCCGCCTGGCGGGGCGGGTTTCGGCTTCTCCGACGCTGGAGGGCGCGGGCTCCTTCTCCGTAGCCCTTGGCTGCATGCTCACCCTTCGCTCCTCCTCTGGAATTTATTGCGCAGGATTATAGCCCCCGCGTTCATAGTGAGCAGAATAACTAACAACACTATGATAGCCGCCGCCGCCAGACTTTGGAAATCCGCTTGAGGCCTGGAAACCCAGTTAAAAGTCTGTATAGGCAGCACGGTGAACTGGTCCAAGGGACTGGTGGGGGTAAAGGCGATGAAGGTCAACGCACCTATGACTATAAGCGGCGCCGTCTCGCCAATAGCCCTGGATAGGGCCAGGATATTGCCGGTCAAGACTCCTGGCAGAGCTTGAGGAAGCACCACGTTCCATGTGGTCTGCCATCGCGTCGCGCCCAGGGCGTAGGAGGCCTGGCGGAGCGAGTCGGGCACAGCCTTGAGGGCTTCCTGGGCCGCTATGATGATTATGGGAAGGATTAGAAGAGACATGGTCAGCGCCCCGGCCATTACACTTCGTCCCATCTCCATGCCTCGCACAAACACCGCCAGTCCTAGAATCCCGTAAACAATTGATGGAACACCCGCCAGGTTAGTTATGTTCAGCTTGATGAGAGAAATCGCCCAGTGCTTTGGAGCATATTCCTGCAGGTATATAGCGGCGCCCACTCCCAAGGGAAAGGCGATTAACGCTGTGAACCCCATGAGCCATAGGGTGCCAAATAGGGCCGATTTGATCCCCGCATCCACAGGCCTCCTGGAAGGAAAACTGGTGATGAAGTCCCAGTCCAGCCATCGCCAGCCGTCCCTGACCACATCCACCATTAGCACCACCAGGAACACCACTCCCACGAGGGTAGCCATGAGGGTCAAGCCGTAGAAAGCGCTGGAGCGCTTTTTCATGCCGGAGGTCCTGCGTTTGTAAGCGGCGGGCGTAGTTATAGCCACTGCCATTAATACTCCTCCCTGTACCGCCGCACCACCAAATCGGCGATGATGTTGAGTATGAAGGTCATCACAAACAGCGTCATACCCACCGCGAAAATCGTCATAAACTCAATGCTGCCGTGGGGAGTGTCCCCCAGGCTGGTCTGAGCGATGTATGCCGTCATGGTCTGCACCCCTTCAAAGGGGTTGGCCGTCAGGTTGGGCACCGCGCCCGCGGCTATGGTAACAATCATAGTCTCGCCAATGGCCCGAGACGCAGCCAGTATGAAGGATGCGATAATCCCTGACAGCGCTGCCGGAACCACAATTCGCAGCGACACTTGCAGCTTGCTCCCGCCCAGGGCGTAGGCACCGTCGCGCAGGGACCTGGGCACCGCTACCATGGCGTCTTCGCTCAAAGAGGCCACCATGGGAATGATCATGATGCCCATGACGAGGGCCGCGCTGAAGGCGTTAAAGATAGCCGCGTCCGGATTTAATTGCCGCACGATGTTGGGGGTAATAAAGGTCAGAGCAAAGTAGCCGTACACCACGGTGGGAATCCCGGCCAGGATTTCGAGGATCGGCTTGAGGGTACGCCGCAGCCTGTCAGGCGCGTACTCGCTCATAAAAATGGCCGTAGCCAGTCCCACCGGAAGGGCGACAACGCACGCGCCCAAGGCCACGAGCAGCGTGCCGCTCACCAAGGGAAGGATTCCAAAATGCTGCGGCTGGAATTTGGGCGCCCACTGGGTGTCCGAGATGAAATCCCAGAAGGGCACGGTCTTAAAAAAGCTGAAGGTCTCTGTCATAAGCACCACAATGATGCCCAGGGTGGTGCCTACCGAGACCAAGGCGCACATTAGCAAGAACGCATGGATAAGGCCCTCGCTGACCTTACGGCTGCGCCTGCGGCGCCCTAGAGTCGTCCCTCCATCGGTTGACTTTTCAATAGCAGCAGCTATGGTAAGCCCTTTTGCTAATTTTGTAGTTGAAGGCCTGCTAACGTTTTCCTAGCTACAGGCCGCCTTAGCTTCCAATTACTCGACATACAACTCCTCCAGCGTCTTCCCAGATGCGCTTTCTACATACACAGTACCCGCTTTACCTTGTTCAAAGCGGTTCCTGACCGCTTGATATACTTCCTGGGGCAGCGCAATGTAACCTACCTCTTCGGCTAAAGCAATCCCTTCGTCGCTCAAGTAATACTCTACAAGCTCTTTGATCCCTGTGGTCTGCTCTGCTGAAGCTGCTACATATATCAATAGGGGCCGGCTCAATGGGTATGAACCGTCAGTAATAGTCCCCCCTGAAGGCAGCACTGGGCCCCCTCCTTTGCCATCATCTATGGCCGCTAGCTTCAGTTTATCTTTGTTCTCCACGTAGTAGGAGTATCCAAAGTAGCCAAGAGCGTACCGAGAGTCTGCTATGGCCTGTACCAAGACATTATCGTCTTCTGATGCGATATAATCTGGCCGCGACGCCTTGGCTCTGCCCACAACAGCTTCAGTAAAATAATCAAATGTACCCGAATCCGTACCCGCGCCTACCAGAACAATCTCTTCATTGGGCCATTCAGGCCGCACTTGATTCCACTTATTGATAGCGGAGCTCGGTTCCCATATCCTTTTTAATTCCGCCATTGTCATACTGCCGGCCCAGTTGTTCTCCGGGTTCACCACTACAGACAAGCCGTCGTAGGCCACCGGCAGCTCAACGAACTGGATGCCATTTTTTGCGCATTCTGCAATCTCTGATGCGCTGATGGGCCGTGACGCATCGCTAATATCCGTCTCACCAGCGCAGAACCGTTTAAAGCCGCCACCGGTGCCGCTGATGCCTACAGTGACCTGCACGTTGCGGTGCAGCTTCATGAATTCCTCTGCTACGGCCTCAGTTATGGGAAACACAGTGCTGGAGCCGTCAATTCTCACGGTGACGCCACCGCCGCCGCAAGCGGCGCTGATTAATAGGCCCACAAACGCAATGGCCATCAGGGCAAGTAGGAGTATCTGCTTCCTAAAGCCCACCCTTACTCAATTTTCTCCTTCTCATTCATCACCACTATCTTCCATCAATAAATAAAAAGAGGTGTTAACGCTAGGTTAACACCTCCTTAACAGCCCGTTAAGGCATGAATGGGAAGTTTATGCGCGGCCCATGGTCTAATGTGTCATCCTCGACTGGCCGTAGGCAGGGTAAACCCAAAGGTGCTGCCCTCACCCAAATTGCTCTCCACCCATATCCGACCGCCGTGGGCCTGAACGATGTGTTTAGCGATAGCCAGTCCCAATCCTGTCCCGGTGTCAGACCTGGACCTGTCCACCTTGTAAAATCTCTCAAAGGTGTGCGGCAGATGCTCCGGGGCTATGCCTATGCCGGTGTCTCGCACCGTGACTTCTAAAGCGCCATTGATGCTCCTGGCATCGACCTGGACTTTCCCTCCTCTTGGCGTGAATTTGACCGCGTTCTCCACTAGGTTAGCCACCACTTGCTGGATACGGCCCTCGTCCGCCAGCGCAGGCGGCAGGCCGCCGCTGCTGCTCACTGATAATTCCACGCCCCTGTCATTGGCCTGCGTCTTATAAAGTTCCACAGCTTCCTTTATGGGCCGGTAGATATCCACCGATTCCAGATTTAGCGAGTCCTCACCGCTCTCCAGCCTGGATAGGTCCAGCAAGTCGCCGACCAGGCGGGTCATCCTGTCAACGTTGCGGCTAATGCGCTCGAGGAATTCGCGGGAAGCCTTAGGGTCCTCTAGAGCGCCGCCCTCCAGCGTTTCCACTGATGCCTTGACCGAAGCCAGGGGCGTGCGCAGCTCATGGGAGACGTTGGCTACAAAGGCTTTCCTGGTAGTCTCGACTCGGCGGGCTTCCGTCAGGTCGTGTACTACCAGCAGCACGCCTTCTCCATGTTCCCCTGTAAGCGGCATGGCTACGATGTTCAAGAACTTCTTGGTGGGACTGAATTCGATCTCGAGGTTGTCGGGCTGTCTGAGCCGCTGACATCGAATGACCATGCTGTTGATGTCGTGGTCGCGGACCGCCTCGATAAATCGCTGCCGCTTTGGAGGGCTTGACGGCATGGCCAGCAGCGCCGAGGCCGCCGGGTTTACCAGCGATATTCGCCCATCGCCATCCAGCAGCACCACACCGCCAGCCATGGTGGCCAACACCGCCGACAGGCGCTGGTGGCTGGCATTGGATTCAGCCAGCTTATTCTTCAGGCTGCCAGCCATGGCGCTTAATGAGTCCACCAGCTCCCTGGTCTCCTCAGAAGAACCATGGGTCATCACCTCGTAATCCAAATTGCCGCCGGCCAGCTTGCGGGCGGCTTCTGTGATATGACGAATGGAGCGGGTACTGCGGCGGGCTATCATCACCGCCAGAGCTACAGCCAGGACTGTGACCACCACGGTAGCGATGCCCGTAACTGTGATAACGCGCTCCAGAATGGTATCGGCAGCACCGTCGGCCGTTAACTCATCCCTCAGATAAAGGACTAGGATTACAGTAACAATAGCCATGGCCGCCACAATAAGGGCGGTGTAGGCCAAAGCGATGCGCCACTGGATGCTGCGAGGCATTCTCATATGTCGTACCGGTAACCGGTGCCCCGGACAGTCACGATCCGTCTCGGCGAACCTGGCTCCAACTCTATCTTCTCTCGAAGCCATCGAACATGGACGTCCACGGTGCGAGTGTAGCCCACAAAATCGTAGCCCCAGACCTGGTCCAAAAGCTCGTTGCGTGTGAAAGCCTTGCCTGGGTGGGTGGCTAAGAAAGCCAGCAGATCATACTCTTTTGGTTTCATTTCCAATGGCTTCCCCTCCAGCTTTGCCGTCCGCGCCTTCAAGTCCAAATTCAGGCCTTCTACGCTCACCGCTTCAGGCACATTATTCTGCGGCGGCTCCATTTCCGCGCGGCGCATCATGGCTTTCACCCGCGCCATAAGCTCGCGCATGCTGAAGGGTTTGGTCATGTAATCGTCCGCGCCGACGTCCAGCCCTGACACTTTGTCTATTTCGCGGTCCCACGCTGTCAGCATAAGTATGGGCGATGTCATCTCCCGACGGAGCATACGGCACACCTCCAACCCGTCCATCCGAGGCAGCATCAAGTCCAGCACGATAACTTTCGGGCGATGCCGCCTCGCCATCTCTACCGCCCTTTCGCCGTCGCCCGCGGTGAGGACGTTGTAGCCTTCCCTGGACAGGTTGTACTGGACAGCGGCCTGCAGGGTATCGTCATCCTCCACTAATAACACACTGCGCTCTTTGAGAAGACTCATAGCGCAATTATAGCAATGGTTTGCAGGCAGGTTTTAACGCTGCGTTAACAACTAGCTACCAGCGTCGGTTTCCCCCGCCGCGCTCCGCCCCGCGATCCGGCCAAATACCGACCCCGCCATTAGCCCGGCACCGCCCGGGTAGTTGTGGTAAAACAGCCCGCCGACTAGCTCGCCGGCGGCATACAGGCCTGGTACAGTCGAACCCTCGGTGTTTATGACCTGGCCCTTTGCGTTTATGCGCAGGCCGCCGAAGGTGAAGGTTATGCCGCAGGTAACTGCGTAGCCCAGGTATGGCGGCGAATCTATTGGCTGCGCCCAGTTGCTCTTGGGAGGAGTGAGTCCCTTGGTGGCCTTGCCGTCCAACTTCGTAGGATTGTACTCCCCGGACTGCACCGACGCGTTGAAGCGGCGCACCGTCTCCGACAGACCTACCTTATCGACTCCCAGGGACTCCGCCAGCCCTGCGATAGTCTTCGATTCGGCCATAGTCACTCGCGATATGCGGTACTCGTCGCGCAGCAGGTGCTTGACCTTGTCGTCGAAAATTTGGAAGGCAACCCGCTGGGGCTGGTATAAGATTTCGCGGCCGTACTTGGCGTAAGTATAGTTCCGCAGGTCCGCTCCCTCATCCACGAACCGCTGGCCTTTGATGTTCACGATGATGCCGAAGGGGTAGGAGTGTTTCTGGAACAGATCTGTCACAGTGCGGTCCCCAAAGGGCGGCGCGTTCAGGTCCCAGGCTACGGCGTGGCATCCGCTCCAGTGGCCGTAGGACTGGGCGCCAACTTCCAGGGCCATGCGTATGCCGTCGCCGGTGTTATAGGGGACGCCGCGCACCTTGGCCAGCTCCCAGCCAGGCCCCAGGTATCGAGTGCGCATCTCGGCGTTGGCCTCGAAGCCGCCGCAGGCCAGGACAATCGCTTTCGACTCCAGTTCCTCTAAGACTTTAGGCCCTTGTATTACGACGCCCCGCACTCGGCCACGCCGGTCCTGCAATAGTCGAATGCCCTTTGTGTCATACCTAATCTCAACACCCCTGCGCTGGCACATTTCAAAAAGTTGGTCTGACAACCCTTTGCCGCCACCGACAGCCTCCACCGTAAGCCCACCCCAGAAACGGTGCTTGTCACCCACCTTGAAGGACTGGCGGCCGTAGAGCAGGACAAATCGCATGCCCTGATGCCGCAGCCATACCATCGTAGGGTGGGACTGGCTCACAAGGGCCTGGGCCAGCTCAGGGTCGCTGAGGCCTTCGGTCACGCGCATGAGGTCGTCGTAGAACTTGGACTGGGGATAACTGCCGACGTCGATGCCTGCCTCTTCTTCCGACGACATATCGGGTATCAGGGCCTTGATATCGTCGATGCCGTTGTAGGCGCAGCGGATGGCGCCGCCGGTGAAATAGGTGTTGCCGCCCC
The genomic region above belongs to SAR202 cluster bacterium and contains:
- the phoU gene encoding phosphate signaling complex protein PhoU, with the protein product MITNKLASQLRALEDEVLLMGNMVEKAVAKALDALKRRDLDASRQVIREDDHIDQKRYEIEDRCINLIATQAPVARDLRRIIAVLNIASELERMGDYAEGIGKISIMMGEEPPLKPLIDVPRMAEKASQMLKRALDALVNRDVAMAFQVCSDDDEVDALYDQVYRELLMYMIEDPKTIKRATFLLWVAHDLERVADRATNIAERVIYLVTGKFQEINVSKY
- the pstC gene encoding phosphate ABC transporter permease subunit PstC is translated as MCALVSVGTTLGIIVVLMTETFSFFKTVPFWDFISDTQWAPKFQPQHFGILPLVSGTLLVALGACVVALPVGLATAIFMSEYAPDRLRRTLKPILEILAGIPTVVYGYFALTFITPNIVRQLNPDAAIFNAFSAALVMGIMIIPMVASLSEDAMVAVPRSLRDGAYALGGSKLQVSLRIVVPAALSGIIASFILAASRAIGETMIVTIAAGAVPNLTANPFEGVQTMTAYIAQTSLGDTPHGSIEFMTIFAVGMTLFVMTFILNIIADLVVRRYREEY
- a CDS encoding CoA transferase; protein product: MLGQVLDGIKILELGGGKASSFCARLLADYGADVIKLEAPGSGDVLRRHGPFVGNTPHAEKSIPFLYLNTNKRSITLDIVSPTGCLILKRLAQWANVVVEGHSPSHLKGFGMGYEALSSENPSLVMTSITPFGQMGPYRDYKASDIVTTAMSGLMYLSGDADKEPIRNALDQSLYVAGTQAAGATLAAVYQGMATSKGQHIDVSITECMALHLVQAVSSYAYMGAVRGRRSPMNSGLDEVMPCADGYVLPSAQGSQPWEVAVELLGVEEMKAPKFSTAEGRIAHGPELYDLLIKGLWKWNRKDLFHASAERRLLFGMVQDAGDLFECPQLRSRGFYTKGTNLEADGVEFPGEIVRLSEGSYRMQRPAPLLGQHNEEVYCGMLGYGKEEMSLLRRWGVI
- the pstA gene encoding phosphate ABC transporter permease PstA, with translation MAVAITTPAAYKRRTSGMKKRSSAFYGLTLMATLVGVVFLVVLMVDVVRDGWRWLDWDFITSFPSRRPVDAGIKSALFGTLWLMGFTALIAFPLGVGAAIYLQEYAPKHWAISLIKLNITNLAGVPSIVYGILGLAVFVRGMEMGRSVMAGALTMSLLILPIIIIAAQEALKAVPDSLRQASYALGATRWQTTWNVVLPQALPGVLTGNILALSRAIGETAPLIVIGALTFIAFTPTSPLDQFTVLPIQTFNWVSRPQADFQSLAAAAIIVLLVILLTMNAGAIILRNKFQRRSEG
- a CDS encoding CoA transferase — its product is MSDALPLKGLRVVDVSRVYAMPYAAAHLADMGAEVIRVEACHIPDTRLQLFALPDNQPGELWWERSGTFHTLNRGKRSLTLDLTKGDALEPLKQLIAKSDVVIENYTPRVSRRFGLDYPSLKKLKEDIILLSNTGYGHSGPWSEYGAVAATLESVHGTGAFMAYDGVPAKIGNSYTDFIAAWTAVFALMAALIHRRRTGRGLWIDLAMYQVGASFVGEGILDHAFNGRRQRPLGNRHLSWSPHGCYPCRGDDEWVTIAVRDDQEWQTLCGAIGKLELAKSPKYADPASRYERQDEVDRWISEWTRTRDKHEIMNTLQSVGVPCGVVMKARDMFKDTHYKARGFFEGVHHSPDSGIGEKPYISRGWRSSGMESRIQGPGPSLGEANEYVLRDILGLSAGDVARLEREGVIGRSPVGASSPRPLPLEQQKLLGWIQDYDVDYKERLG
- a CDS encoding aminotransferase class V-fold PLP-dependent enzyme, with amino-acid sequence MSTKPKASGVYERLGVKPIINAAGTVTRLGGSRPRPEVLDAMAQAAVTMVNMAELNHQAGEVIARATGAEAGLVCNGAASGLMLQAAAVIAGSNPARMARLPDTDGMKNEIVIQTMHRFVYDQSYRAAGAKLVTVGEARKCQDWELEAAINDRTAAVAYLFSPFTCKTPLPLPRVVEIAHAHGVPVIVDAASMVPPRENLRKYIRQGADLVTISGGKGILGPQGSGLLFGRKDLIDAAWANASPNQFIGRGMKVSKEEIAGFVTALNIFVKEDEAAQMARFRRMSQQVVDALIEVPGVSMSIHHDDHDYLIPCALITLTKSWKGRPRAELLKALESGNPPIHLQTTYQPEYEMAVDPFNVSEEELPVLIRRLREELTRR
- the pstB gene encoding phosphate ABC transporter ATP-binding protein, which codes for MQPRATEKEPAPSSVGEAETRPARRETSKSSEVRIKIAEDILRRLEGTEPEEEIKTVGKLVTKDLNVYYDSFRALKGINIRVPEKRVTSIIGPSGCGKSTLLRCFNRMNDSIPGARIEGEALFNGEDIYDPRADPTEIRFRIGMVFQKPNPFPKSIYDNVAFGPRINGFKVDMDEIVERSLKQAALWEDVKERLKDRAYNLSGGQQQRLCIARALAVNPEVILMDEPASALDPVATQAIEELIRTLSHDYTIVIVTHNIQQAARISDRTIFMTMDKDRSGFVVEDGDTLQVFTLPKDERTEAFITGRFG